A single window of Thermostichus vulcanus str. 'Rupite' DNA harbors:
- a CDS encoding adenine phosphoribosyltransferase — protein sequence MELRSLIRLVPDFPKPGILFRDMTPLLQDPTGFRVAIEQLAAGTTGMGSLDYIVGIESRGFILGAALAQHLGLGFVPVRKPGKLPPPVLSQRYSLEYGEDELQLRAHALRPGERVLIVDDLIATGGTAAATAELVAQTGAEVGGFAFLIELAFLPGCKALPAGIPTHVLMVEESE from the coding sequence ATGGAGCTGAGATCCCTAATTCGCTTGGTGCCCGATTTCCCCAAACCTGGGATCCTCTTCCGGGATATGACCCCCCTGTTACAAGATCCTACTGGATTTCGGGTGGCCATTGAACAATTGGCTGCTGGCACCACCGGCATGGGATCCCTCGACTACATTGTCGGTATCGAGTCGCGCGGATTTATTTTGGGCGCTGCTTTGGCTCAGCATTTGGGCCTGGGGTTTGTCCCTGTCCGCAAACCCGGTAAACTTCCCCCGCCGGTTCTTAGCCAACGCTACAGCCTGGAATATGGTGAGGATGAATTGCAACTGCGTGCCCACGCCCTGCGGCCCGGAGAACGGGTGTTGATTGTGGATGATTTAATTGCCACAGGGGGAACGGCAGCTGCTACCGCTGAATTGGTGGCCCAAACGGGTGCTGAAGTGGGGGGGTTCGCCTTCTTGATCGAACTCGCCTTTTTGCCCGGTTGTAAAGCGCTGCCTGCTGGGATCCCCACCCATGTGCTGATGGTAGAAGAGTCTGAGTAA
- a CDS encoding XdhC family protein gives MEEAFYRELAEMISLGPVVVATVIRTQGSVPRQVGAKLALGSDGRLLGTIGGGAGEAKVIAEAQILLQATDPAGVEVSIDLRDSPLGVCGGRMNLWLQRWQGSLAQARVTQIQQALATGGGTQLITPLDPQRFPYLSSEFQSLSSPQLKVLRTADATCESFVDPLLPSPTLLIVGAGHCGIPLAQIAHWAGFRIWIQDDRPEYLTPERFPTAQRLCPQPFSDLIPDLSCLADLYIALLTRGYSLDCQILRTLHQAKLSYRYLGMIGSRKRVKTVLQTLAQEGIPENAFAPLYAPIGLEIHAETPAEIAISITAQLIQTRRENLLSCQI, from the coding sequence GTGGAAGAGGCATTTTACCGAGAACTGGCGGAGATGATCTCCCTCGGCCCGGTAGTGGTGGCTACTGTGATCCGCACTCAGGGATCTGTGCCACGGCAGGTGGGGGCAAAACTGGCGCTGGGATCCGATGGCCGTCTGCTGGGCACTATTGGGGGCGGGGCCGGAGAAGCCAAGGTGATTGCTGAGGCGCAGATCCTTTTGCAGGCAACCGATCCAGCCGGGGTGGAAGTCTCCATCGACCTGAGGGACTCTCCCCTGGGGGTGTGTGGTGGGCGAATGAATCTTTGGCTGCAACGGTGGCAGGGATCCTTGGCCCAAGCACGGGTCACCCAAATTCAGCAAGCCTTGGCCACAGGGGGAGGCACGCAATTGATTACTCCCCTGGATCCCCAGCGATTTCCCTATCTCAGTTCGGAGTTTCAGTCCCTCTCCAGCCCTCAGCTCAAAGTGCTCCGCACCGCTGACGCGACCTGCGAGTCCTTTGTGGATCCCCTCCTCCCTTCTCCCACCCTGTTGATCGTTGGAGCCGGCCACTGTGGGATCCCGTTGGCCCAAATCGCCCATTGGGCTGGGTTTCGCATTTGGATTCAAGATGACCGCCCAGAATACCTCACTCCAGAGCGTTTCCCTACCGCCCAGCGGCTGTGCCCACAGCCCTTCTCAGACCTGATCCCAGACCTCAGTTGTCTTGCGGATCTTTACATTGCTCTCCTCACCCGCGGCTATAGCCTCGATTGTCAAATTTTGCGTACCCTTCATCAAGCCAAGCTGTCCTACCGCTACTTGGGGATGATCGGCAGCCGCAAACGGGTGAAAACGGTGCTGCAAACCCTGGCCCAGGAAGGGATCCCTGAGAATGCCTTTGCCCCCCTCTACGCCCCGATTGGCCTGGAAATCCACGCCGAAACCCCCGCCGAAATTGCCATCAGCATCACTGCCCAACTGATCCAGACCCGTCGAGAAAATTTGCTCAGTTGCCAGATCTGA